The genomic segment GGCATGGGTCTGGCGTGGTCAACGAAAACCCTTTGATCCTTAAACCAAGTCTTTGACGGATCTCTGTGGGACCTTGCAAACCAATACTTCCGGATCACAAAGCCACCATCCAAGGCCATCCAGATGACGAGAACTGCTGCACTAGCCATGCAGAGGTGCCGTGGTCAAGAAGGCAGAACAGCAAAAGATACAGAATGCAAGCTGTGACTAATGGTTTGGTGATGCCCTAGGTGGCTTACGACATTCGTGATGCAGCAACACGCCTGAATCCGTCATTGATCCGCAGGCCACATTCATTAAGAAGGAGCTTCGGCTCTTTTTTATTTTGACCGTCCTGCGAAGCATCAAGGGCTGGTCCCTTCAGCCATGCCGTAACAAAGCCATGGCACTGTCGTGCAATTGCTTGGCATGAAGACGGCGACGAGCACACACTTGCTGCTGCGCCAAAGCGCTGCGCTGATCAAGGCGATCAGGATGCTCTTCGACCTGGGCATGGGCCGCTTGCTGCCTCAGCACATCGTGTGCATGGCGATCTGCCCAGGCCAGAAATTCAGCGGCTGCTCGCTGCCGCCGCTCCAGCACGTTGCCTGAATACGACACCACAGTTCCGGGGGCAATGGTCTCAATAGCCATCGAGAGCTCCTGATCGTCCTGCACATATTCTGTAGCAACGGCTACCATTTTTACAGTGGCTTCACATAAGTTTCGCGTTCGTTTCGGCAAAAGCCCACGACAGGGTTCGCGATCCATTGAAATGGGTCGGCTTGGATCTCAATCCTGTTCATGGCGCCCAGTTTCACTGAAATTGCTTACCGAACCATGCAGCAGGGCCGCAGCCTGGCTGGTCTGGTTCACAAGGAACTGAGCACCAAGGTGATGGAAGTGGTGGCGCCGGATGTAGTGCCGAAAACGCAACCTGTTCCCAGCGAAATGATCGATGCGCTGCGTCAGTCGCTGGATGAGTTGCACGCGCGTGACTGGCAGGATTCTGAGACGGGGATTTACCCCCAGTCTCTGCTGTTCGATATCCCGTGGCTGGAATGGGCTGAACGCTATCCGAAGGTCTGGCTAGACCTGCCTTCCAACTGGGCAAGAAGGCGTGCCAGAGACGTCAAGGACATCCCTGATCTGCCCAATCGCGATCTTTATCCCGACTACTACCTCCAAAATTTCCACCATCAGACTGATGGCTACCTCAGCGATCATTCCGCTGAGCTATACGACCTGCAGGTCGACATCCTGTTCAACGGCGCTGCTGATGCCATGCGTCGTCGGATTCTTCCTTATCTATGCAAGGGACTCAACCGATTTGCTGATCGCCCCGAGGGCAGCCTGCGCATTCTCGATGTTGCCACCGGAACGGGCAGAACATTGCATCAAATTCGTGCTGCGCTTCCGCAGGCCACTCTGGTGGGAGTGGATCTTTCTGAGGCCTACCTGCGCCAGGCCAATCGATGGTTGAACCAATCCAACAAGCCTCTGGTGCAGCTGGTTCAGGGCAACGCGGAACGGATGCCCTTCGATGACGCTGGCTTCCAAGGGATCACTTGCGTATTCCTCTTTCACGAACTGCCTGCAGATGCACGACAGGCCGTTTTACAGGACTGCTACCGACTGCTCGAACCAGGCGGGGTTTTGGTTTTGGCGGATTCTGTTCAATTGAAGGATTCGCCTCAGTTCGACGTTGCCATGGACAATTTCAGGCGAGTTTTTCACGAGCCCTACTACCGCAATTTCATCAGTGATGACATTGACCAGCGCCTTGAAGATGCAGGCTTCAGTGATGTTCAGGCCGAATCTCATTTCATGACCAGGGTGTGGACGGCCACCAAGAATTGATCACTCAACACAGTGATTCCCTGACATAGACGCTTGCAGGGGCATGGCAACCCCATATGGTGCAATCACTCAGGGACTCCGTCCATGTCGAATCCTTTTCGGATCCGCTGGTTGCGGGGATGGACCTTTCAGATCGTTTTCATGGAAGGCAAGGTTCAGGTTGAGGCTCACGGTTTCGGAATCTGCCTGAGAACGGCCTTGAATTCCGGCGAAAGCCCTATCGCAGCTGCGGATCGTTTAGTGCTTGCAGAGGATCGACGTCGGCGAGCTCTCTACCAAGCTTGGGTGAAAGGCCAGCCCCTTCCTACACCGCAGGAAGGCCAACCACATCCTGAGGAACGTCTTCAGGATGCCCCGGATTCTCTAGTGGTGGTCGATAGCTCAGCGGTAGCAGCCTGAGGTTCAGCGAGTCAGCCACCACCCCAGGGCAAGGGCCGGACCACCCCAGCGCAGGGCTCTCCAGAACCGCTGACCTCGTTCAGGCGTGATCAGCCAGTTGAGAGCTTCAGGATCAGTCTCGATCAATCGACGCAGTAGTCGACGCTGCTGGATCCGTCGGATCGAGCGTCGATCCTTGGCCTCCCAGGACCTGGGCTGATAACGGAGAAGGGAGCGCAGTCCATGCAAACCTCCCCGACCGCGTAGCTGCCTGTTCACCACCATCAGCAATCACACAGGCCAGGATAGAGAGACACTGCTGATCCAACGCCAACGTGTCCGCGAAGAAATGGCCAGAACAAGCGATTGAGCAGGCCCTGACGCTGCATCAGAGTCTCAGCATCAGTGATCGTGAATGGCACAGACTCAAAGGCGATGCGGATCGACGTGGAGCCGAATTACTGGCTGCGGCGCTGGCACAACTGCTCCAGAATGGGCGCAATGATGATGTGGAAGCACTAACTCAGCAGGCTCTGGGTTGGATCAGGGGAGAGCTGAAAGACCCTGGCTGCCCTCGGCACTGATCTCTCTTTGGCAGGATCCAGGCCGACGGCAGGCCAGCTGAACCCTATTGCCGCGACGGCTCCAGCGAATGTCATCAAAACACTGGTGCATCAAAAACAGACCGCGCCCTTGATTGGCATCAACTCGGTCCGGCAGACAGCCCTGTCGTGCATCTCTCGATAAACCATCGCCCTCATCCTGGATCTGCCAGATCAACCAGTTCGGCGTGAGAATCCGACGGATTCGCAGACATTTGCGAGGGTCTCCGGCATTGCCGTGACGCACGGCATTGACCAGTGCTTCCTGCAGACCCAATTGCAGCCGACACGAGGTCTCGTTGCAGTCAACTGGCTCCAACAACAGCTCCATCAATGGACTGAGCTGAAACGTTGACGGAAGGATGAAGTCCGCCCACCGGAACGAAGGTAGAAATCGGCTGAACATCAGCGCTGTTTCATCCTTTTCGACCTTACCGGCCTGCTGACGTTCTGCCAGAGAAAGCCAACGCTGTCATGACCTACTCGCCAACCCAGGATGCTGGAGAAGTGCATCCATCAGACGCACGCCCCGGAGTTGGTTAACCAATGGCATATGTCCTTCAGGCGCTTCCATGCACCACTGAAAACTGCCTGGGTAACGGGTCCAGACACCATCCTTCTTCCAGCCGATCCTCGGCCAAAGCCTTTCGTAACGCCCGCCGAGTGTGCTCAGTAGTCGAGATTGAACCGTGAATCCGAAGCGTCCCTGGGAGTAGGCGATCCAGAGTCTGTCGATGGTGGTCAAATCCAGAGCCTCCATCGCGGGGACTTCGCTGAAATACACGTATCCCCGTTGCACAGCCTGGTCACCGGCCAGTTGACGCAGTGCGGAACTGGTGAGGCGATCAGCCTGCTCAAACTGCTCATGAAGTAAAGCCTGTTGCAAAGCCGTGTAGTCGATCCCACAGGACGACGGCATCTGGAACCAACCATTGGAGACTCCAGGAATGGCCTCCAGAGCCTTGGGCTGGTGACGTTGAAGGATCTGCAAAATCCAGCCCGCCCCCCACTCATCACCCTCTGGGGAATAGGCCTTGAGGGCAACAACAGCTTTGCCTGAAAGCTGCTCTGAAACTTTTTCCAGAGCAGAAGCCGTTGAACGCTTCTGCCGAGATGATCCCGAAACCAGTCGTTCCAGCAACTGATCAATGCCGAGTTCTGTTGAGGGTGGTCGTCCGGAAAGCATGGCAAGGTGCCGGCCACTGACTGGCTCAGCATTGGCCCACTATGTCAGGCATGGGCAACAGCATCGTGACCGGTCTCAATTGCTTCCGCACGGCGAAGGGGACCATCGTGGATGTGAGAACACCCTCAGAATTTGCTCAAGGTCACTGGCCAGGGGCTGTGAATATCCCCCTATTCAGCGATGAACAGCGTCATCAGGTGGGGCTGGCCTACAAGCAACAGGGTCGGCTGAACGCGATCCAACTCGGTTTAAGGCTCTGCGGCCCATCCCTGGAGGACTTATCGGTTGCACTCACAACGGCAGCCGGAGGACCCGCAAATGCGCTGAGGATCTATTGCTGGCGTGGAGGCATGCGCTCCAACAGCATGGGTTGGCTGGCTGGACTAAGCGATCACCCCGTCACGGTGCTGAATGGGGGGTACAAGAGCTATCGACGATGGGTGCTGGATCGCTTCGAGCAGATATGGCCGCTGCGGGTGCTGGGCGGAAGGACAGGAACGGGCAAGACCGATCTGCTTCTGGAATTAAACAGACAGGGCGTTGGTGTGATCGATCTCGAGGGTCTCGCCAGCCACCGTGGTAGCAGTTTCGGCAATCTGGGCATGCCGCCACAACCGACCAGCGAACACTACGAGAACAAACTGGCGGAATGCCTGGAGAACCTGCGTCATAACGGAGTTCAGCAAATCTGGCTGGAAGCCGAAAGCATCCAGGTGGGGCGCTGCAGGATTCCCAAAGGGCTGTTTGATCAGATGCAAACCTCTCCGGTACTGGAAATCCAGCGCAGTGACCAGGAACGGGTTGAGCGACTTGTGGAGGTTTACTCGTGTCATGAGGCGGCCGAACTGCGGAAAGCTACGGAACGGATCCAGAAGCGCCTTGGACCTCAGCGCACCCGTCAGGCCCTTGAAGCGATTGATTCCCAAAACTGGGATGTGGCCTGTGAAGCCATGCTCGATTACTACGACAGCTGTTATGACCGTGAACTCGAGCGTTCACCGGCTAGATCCTTGGTGAATCTCCAAGGACTCGACAGCAAGCAAGCAGCAAGACTGCTTCTGGATCAAGGGCACGTCATCCCTGGAATCTCCAATTAAGATCCACACCTCCAAGTTGATGAACCATGGCAGAAGGTGACAAGGCGGCGATTCAGTTCTTCCGCGGCACTGACGAGCCGGTGATTCCCGATATCCGCATGACGCGAAGCCGCGACGGTCGCACCGGGCAGGCCATATTCATTTTCGAGGAACCGCAGGCACTCGCACCGGAAACGATGGAAGCGATCGCCGGCATGTGGATGGTGGATGAAGAAGGCGAAATGGTGACCCGTGAAGTGAACGGCCGTTTCGTGAATGGCAAGGCTTTTGCTCTGGAAGCGACCTACACCTGGAAAAGCGAAGCGGATTTCGAACGCTTCATGCGCTTTGCGCAACGTTATGCGGATGCCAACGGAATGGGTTATTCGCAGAACTCCGGCGACAATGACGCCAGCGAGGAAGGAACAGACGGGTGAAATTTCAGCACTGGCTCGGACTTGCGGCATTGCTGACATCCGGGCTGTTGCTTTGGAGCCTCCGCGAAGTTCTGATTCATCTCTTCGCCGCCGTGGTGCTTGCCATGGCGGTTTGCACGCTCGTAGGCGCACTGCGCAGGCGATGGACGATTCAGAGGCCGTTGGCCCTGATCATCTGTCTTCTCGGTCTGGTCTTGATCGTTGCCATTGCAGTGGCTGTGATCATTCCACCGTTCTTCAGCCAGTTTCAACAGCTGCTTCAGCAGCTTCCTGCTGCGGCCCGCGAGCTCCAACAGATTGTGATGGGTTGGGTCAACCAAGCCTCATCGCTTGTCTACGGAGCAGGTGATGGAGCTGGAAGTGGAACTCGGCTCGTTCCGGGTGACCTGACATCACTCCCCAACAGCACGGCTCTGGCATCTGGCGTGAGTGGTGGAATTAAGGGTTTGCTGGGTCTTGCCAGCAATCTCGGCAGCGGACTTGTTCAGCTGGTGTTTGTGTTTGCGGTGGCTCTGATGGTGGCGATTCAGCCGGAGTCCTATCGCAATGTGGCTATTCAGTTGGTGCCTTCCTTCTACAGGAGACGCGCCAAAAGCATTCTTTTGCAGTGTGGGGAGGCCCTGAGCAGCTGGATGATCGGAGTTCTGATCAGTTCGGTGTGCGTGGGGCTACTGGCGGGAATCGGGCTATCCCTGCTTGGCGTGAAGTTGGTGATGGCCAATGCTCTGCTGGCTGGCCTGCTCAACGTCATTCCCAATGTGGGGCCCACCCTCAGCACCGTGTTCCCCATGGCGGTGGCTCTACTTGACGCACCTTGGAAGGCGCTGGCTGTCCTGGGTCTCTACGTGGTGATCCAACACGTTGAGAGCTATGTGATCACCCCGTCAGTAATGCAGCACCAAGTGAACCTGCTTCCTGGCCTCACATTGACTGCACAGTTCATCTTCACCGTGCTGTTTGGACCGCTGGGGCTGTTGATGGCCCTCCCTCTTGCGGTGGTAATGCAGGTGCTGTTCCGGGAGATCGTGATCCACGACTTGTTGGATCCATGGAAGAAGCGTCGCGCGGCCGCATGAATCCAAGCAACCTGCTGGCAGCTCTCGCCCTTGTGGTGCTGGCTCTGCTGACCTGGCAGCTGCGCTGGGTGCTGTTGGTGTTGTTCGGTGCCGTGGTTTTGGCTGTCGCCCTCGATGTCCCCATTCGCCATTTGATCAAGCGCTACCGATTGCCTCGACCGCTGGCTCTGTTGGCGGTGCTGCTGATCGGGATCATTGGAGGGCTGTTGGTCATGCAGCTTCTACTGCCTCAGTTGATCTACCAATTCGAACAACTCACGACTCTGTTGCCAGCGCTTTTCGGCCAGGTTCAAGCGTTGCTGTCCAATCAGCCCCTGCTTGGTGAGCTGGCGCGAAGCCTGCCCGACCAATTCAGCTGGGAGCGCATTCAACCTTTCGGATTTCAGTTGCTCGGCGTGGCCGGTGGAGCGGCCAACGGTCTGGTTCAGGTGCTGCTGATGAGCCTGCTGGCGGTGCTGCTTGCCCTGGACCCCTCAGCACATCGACGCATGCTGATTGTTGCAACACCGCGACCAGCACGCCCATCCATGGAGGACCTACTGGACCAGTGCCGCACCGCTCTGGGTGGCTGGCTGGCTGGCATGACCCTCTCTGCCTTAGCGATGTTTCTTTGCACCTGGGCAGGTCTAGCAATTCTGCGAATTCCACTGGCCCTGCTTTCTGCTTTGGTCTGTGGACTTCTGACCTTCGTACCGACGATCGGGCCCACAGCGGCAACGCTTCTGCCTCTCAGCCTGGCGTTGATGATCTCACCGGGAACAATGCTTCAGGTGTTGGTGCTGCGACTGGCACTGCAGAACCTGGAAGCGTTCGTACTCACACCGCTGTTGCTCAGGCGCACCGTGAATCTCCTGCCCACGGTTGCCCTGACTTCCCAGCTGAGCCTGGGTGCTCTGCTGGGACTACCTGGGGTGTTACTGGCGCTTCCTCTGGTGGTGGTGCTTCAGGTGGGGATGGAGCAGGTTGTGGTTAAGAAGATCATGGACCGCTGGACTTAAGCGTCTGAATCGTTTCAAGCCGGTTGCGAGAGCTCAAGGATTTTGTAGTACCCCTCAGGCAATGGCAGATTCTGACGATCAGCACTTGATTGAACCGAAGTCCTGAAACTCCTGAGGGCTTGATCCCAGGTCAGTGCCTGATCATGACGAGCCATTGTCAAACGTTCGACACCTATTCCAAAACCCCAATCTGTGTTAAGGCCAATCTCAGCAATTTCAATTTCCTGGCCGTCGGGCAAAACATATTCAATCGAATACGTCTCCAATGAAGGCGAACGGGGATGACCCTTGGGTTCAAAATATCCTGATCCTTTTCCAGCAATCCGAGCCTCATTCAAGTCAACGAAGCGAATCTGCGATTGTTGAATTCCGTACCTTTTAAGCCAAGGCAAATGAGCCAGTACGTTGTCTGTGCCTGTTATTTTTAATCGATCGTGAGCGAGACCGATTCGGCTAAGCAAAAGATTCAGGACGAGGTCAATACTTGGGCTGGATCGGCTTCCTCCTGGGGAGCCTAGGCTCAATATGTGAAAGAGCGGAAGAGTCCCTGACCTGGACTTTTCACTAACATCTTCCACGCGTGAAGCCGGTTGTATACAAAACTCATTGACGCCAATCATCGAAAGATTGTCGTCAAATTCCAAGCCTCCATTGAATTCATAGCCGGTCACCAAGGGCCCGGATTGAACCAACTTGTAACCATATCCTTGGAAGAATTTGATTAAATCGTTAGCCGTTTCAGAAACCTGAGCATTAACAAATTCATTTTTAACTTTGTTGCTTCGCTCTTCTGCGTTTGAGCGCTTCAACAATCTAAAATTGCCCAGTACAACAACGGCAAATGTTGTCAAGCCAATAAACGTTCTGCGAAGCATGGCCATTCTTCAATTCTCCACATGTAACACATTTAGAACGCTCTACAAACGTCGGGGATGATCTTCAAACGCAACAATGATCAGAAGCAACAGAGAAAAATCTAAATAGCGCTTGCCCATGTCTAAGCAGACGCTATTCAGAGCTGGTGTTCAAAATGCAGCCGAGCAATCAACCTCCGTACTGCCAGCCGGTGGTGCTCAGCTCAAGAGCCGCTCCATCACGGTGCAACACAGCTGATTTAACTTCACCAATGAACACGGTGTGATCGCCGTGGGCCAACTCGCCAACCAGCTCGCACTCAACACCACCTAGTGCATCCTTCAGGATCGGCAGCCCGAGGGAGCCGAGATCAAAGGGCGCGGCCTCAAACCGGCCACCCACCGCCGACTGGGGCTTGAAAAATGTCGCAGCCAGATCCTTCTGATCGGCTGCCAACACGTTCAGCGAAAAACGACGAGTGCGCTTGATCATGCCGTTGCTGGTGCTATCGGCACGCACCCCCATCACGACCAGAGGCGGCTCGAATGAACCCTGGGTGACCCAGCTGGCAGTGAAACCATTCACCTCATCACCTTCCGCGACACCGCAGATGAACAACCCATGAGGGATTTTCCGCAACAGTGTCTTCTTGGCGTTCAGATCAAGCGACATGGCGGTTCGTGCTCACGATGTGGGAAGAATAGGCAAAACCGTGACAGCACAACGTGTCAGCGCTGCAGACAACAGAGGGAGACTGCTAGTTTTCAACGGCTTATGAGCAGGATCCCTGGACCGGCCCTCCTCCCTGAGTGTGTTCGCAACGGTGGCCGGAAGCGGAGTAGTGGGCCTGTTGATCTACGCCGGCTTCTTTTACGCCGACCTGCGTCGAACCAGTTCAACGTTGGAGCCTCAGGAGCGTCGCCCCTCCTATCCAACCCAAGCGAAGGCCGAACAGGAAGCCGAACGCTGGATCGAGGAGGGGGGCACCTTCACCGTCAAGACCACAAAGCGTGTTCGCAGGACCATTCCCCTCACCCGCCAGGAACGGCGCAAACTCGAGCTATTAGCTGATGAAAAGCGCAGAGCCCTGATTGAGGCGGACTATGAAGCCTGTCTCAATCAAGCGGCGACGGATCTCGCCAAAGAGCTCTGCTCCTTTCAGCAGTTACCGCCCAACGACAATTCGACCGCATCGGGGGTAGGTGATTCCAGTGGTCTTCCCTCCACCAAAGTCGTTGAAGATGTTCGTGTTCAGACCAGTCAACGCCCGCGCCGAACATGCACTCCCGTGAGTTCTTATCGACGTCTCAACTGCATTGAATTCGACGTGGACAGGAATGAAGAAGTCAGCAGAGAACAGCAGAACTCCCTGGAGATCAGGGGGTATCGACAATTTCGTTACTGAGGCGCCGATGGCGCGGACCGTAATGAATCCAAAGCGAAGGTTGCAGCACCAGCACAACAACCGCCAGCAAATGATGGCGCACCGCAAAGATCAAAGCCGTCAGGGTGACCTGATCCGCTAACAATCGCAGTTCAGTTCTGAGATCGCTCAGAGCAAGCAGCAGCAACAGCAGCGGTATCCAGCGCTGGGAACGGACTCGTGCTGTCGCTGAACGTTCAGGCACTGGCAGCTGCAGCGGACCGAGATGGCCAGATGCTCAAAAGAGAGGGCGCCAGGGCAATGCTGGACCAGCTACCAACAATCACACCAAGCGCGAGAGCAATGGCAAACCAGTAGAGCGTTGAACCGCCGAACAGGATGAGGGCAACCAGGGGCAGAAGTGTGGTGCCGCTCGTGTAGATGGTTCTAGTCAGGGTGGCTGAAACCGCACGGTCAACCTGCACGGAGAGAGGAAGGTCACCATCGATACGTTGGCGCTCGCGAATTCTGTCGAAAACGACAACCGTGTCGTTCACGGAGTATCCGGCAATAGTCAGCAGAGCAACGGCAAACAGGCTGTCAACTTCTAGACCTGTGGTGAGTCCGAGCCAGGCGAAGACGCCACACACGATCACGATGTCGTGAACCAGTGCCACGAGGGCCAGAAAGGCGTAGCGAGGATCGTAGCGAACGGTGATGTACAGGGCGATCCCCGTGAAAGCGACCAGCAAGGAAATCAGACTGCTGCGCAGCAGCTGTCCACCAAGGCTCGGACCGATCGTGTC from the Synechococcus sp. UW179A genome contains:
- a CDS encoding ATP-binding protein — protein: MFSRFLPSFRWADFILPSTFQLSPLMELLLEPVDCNETSCRLQLGLQEALVNAVRHGNAGDPRKCLRIRRILTPNWLIWQIQDEGDGLSRDARQGCLPDRVDANQGRGLFLMHQCFDDIRWSRRGNRVQLACRRPGSCQREISAEGSQGLSALP
- the mnmH gene encoding tRNA 2-selenouridine(34) synthase MnmH — encoded protein: MSGMGNSIVTGLNCFRTAKGTIVDVRTPSEFAQGHWPGAVNIPLFSDEQRHQVGLAYKQQGRLNAIQLGLRLCGPSLEDLSVALTTAAGGPANALRIYCWRGGMRSNSMGWLAGLSDHPVTVLNGGYKSYRRWVLDRFEQIWPLRVLGGRTGTGKTDLLLELNRQGVGVIDLEGLASHRGSSFGNLGMPPQPTSEHYENKLAECLENLRHNGVQQIWLEAESIQVGRCRIPKGLFDQMQTSPVLEIQRSDQERVERLVEVYSCHEAAELRKATERIQKRLGPQRTRQALEAIDSQNWDVACEAMLDYYDSCYDRELERSPARSLVNLQGLDSKQAARLLLDQGHVIPGISN
- a CDS encoding flavin reductase family protein, which gives rise to MSLDLNAKKTLLRKIPHGLFICGVAEGDEVNGFTASWVTQGSFEPPLVVMGVRADSTSNGMIKRTRRFSLNVLAADQKDLAATFFKPQSAVGGRFEAAPFDLGSLGLPILKDALGGVECELVGELAHGDHTVFIGEVKSAVLHRDGAALELSTTGWQYGG
- a CDS encoding copper-binding protein, whose protein sequence is MSNPFRIRWLRGWTFQIVFMEGKVQVEAHGFGICLRTALNSGESPIAAADRLVLAEDRRRRALYQAWVKGQPLPTPQEGQPHPEERLQDAPDSLVVVDSSAVAA
- the psb28 gene encoding photosystem II reaction center protein Psb28, translated to MAEGDKAAIQFFRGTDEPVIPDIRMTRSRDGRTGQAIFIFEEPQALAPETMEAIAGMWMVDEEGEMVTREVNGRFVNGKAFALEATYTWKSEADFERFMRFAQRYADANGMGYSQNSGDNDASEEGTDG
- a CDS encoding DUF6439 family protein produces the protein MSAKKWPEQAIEQALTLHQSLSISDREWHRLKGDADRRGAELLAAALAQLLQNGRNDDVEALTQQALGWIRGELKDPGCPRH
- a CDS encoding GUN4 domain-containing protein — protein: MLSGRPPSTELGIDQLLERLVSGSSRQKRSTASALEKVSEQLSGKAVVALKAYSPEGDEWGAGWILQILQRHQPKALEAIPGVSNGWFQMPSSCGIDYTALQQALLHEQFEQADRLTSSALRQLAGDQAVQRGYVYFSEVPAMEALDLTTIDRLWIAYSQGRFGFTVQSRLLSTLGGRYERLWPRIGWKKDGVWTRYPGSFQWCMEAPEGHMPLVNQLRGVRLMDALLQHPGLASRS
- the secF gene encoding protein translocase subunit SecF, which gives rise to MAFTSPETDVRPLRFPLTSRRRQVWLVSAVCLLLSLLGIVRSWTDPQIGSPLRPGLDFTGGTQIQLERSCADACDQLNTVAVEAELQQIKLPVQDGKALPKLENARVQLLDAGQSVVLRMPALTAGQGQAVIEALEPVAGPFEPGGQSVDTIGPSLGGQLLRSSLISLLVAFTGIALYITVRYDPRYAFLALVALVHDIVIVCGVFAWLGLTTGLEVDSLFAVALLTIAGYSVNDTVVVFDRIRERQRIDGDLPLSVQVDRAVSATLTRTIYTSGTTLLPLVALILFGGSTLYWFAIALALGVIVGSWSSIALAPSLLSIWPSRSAAAASA
- a CDS encoding AI-2E family transporter; translation: MKFQHWLGLAALLTSGLLLWSLREVLIHLFAAVVLAMAVCTLVGALRRRWTIQRPLALIICLLGLVLIVAIAVAVIIPPFFSQFQQLLQQLPAAARELQQIVMGWVNQASSLVYGAGDGAGSGTRLVPGDLTSLPNSTALASGVSGGIKGLLGLASNLGSGLVQLVFVFAVALMVAIQPESYRNVAIQLVPSFYRRRAKSILLQCGEALSSWMIGVLISSVCVGLLAGIGLSLLGVKLVMANALLAGLLNVIPNVGPTLSTVFPMAVALLDAPWKALAVLGLYVVIQHVESYVITPSVMQHQVNLLPGLTLTAQFIFTVLFGPLGLLMALPLAVVMQVLFREIVIHDLLDPWKKRRAAA
- a CDS encoding class I SAM-dependent methyltransferase produces the protein MAPSFTEIAYRTMQQGRSLAGLVHKELSTKVMEVVAPDVVPKTQPVPSEMIDALRQSLDELHARDWQDSETGIYPQSLLFDIPWLEWAERYPKVWLDLPSNWARRRARDVKDIPDLPNRDLYPDYYLQNFHHQTDGYLSDHSAELYDLQVDILFNGAADAMRRRILPYLCKGLNRFADRPEGSLRILDVATGTGRTLHQIRAALPQATLVGVDLSEAYLRQANRWLNQSNKPLVQLVQGNAERMPFDDAGFQGITCVFLFHELPADARQAVLQDCYRLLEPGGVLVLADSVQLKDSPQFDVAMDNFRRVFHEPYYRNFISDDIDQRLEDAGFSDVQAESHFMTRVWTATKN
- a CDS encoding AI-2E family transporter, coding for MNPSNLLAALALVVLALLTWQLRWVLLVLFGAVVLAVALDVPIRHLIKRYRLPRPLALLAVLLIGIIGGLLVMQLLLPQLIYQFEQLTTLLPALFGQVQALLSNQPLLGELARSLPDQFSWERIQPFGFQLLGVAGGAANGLVQVLLMSLLAVLLALDPSAHRRMLIVATPRPARPSMEDLLDQCRTALGGWLAGMTLSALAMFLCTWAGLAILRIPLALLSALVCGLLTFVPTIGPTAATLLPLSLALMISPGTMLQVLVLRLALQNLEAFVLTPLLLRRTVNLLPTVALTSQLSLGALLGLPGVLLALPLVVVLQVGMEQVVVKKIMDRWT